Within Topomyia yanbarensis strain Yona2022 chromosome 2, ASM3024719v1, whole genome shotgun sequence, the genomic segment gcagattagaAATATTTTGCAGAACAAAGCCTGTGCCAGCTAATTTTAagcagccttcaacatttttgatcatttaaactatcaacacactacatttctatgtaaaatttattgaagatttttgtgtcaatctgcagacttttatatttttactgttgGCTATTGCttaatagacctggcatcactgatgctaaaataattcattcatatacctgtcaaaaacattatttttcgcttgagtgaatactttcgatgctctttgaaagaaaatcAACATACTTTACACTTGTCCGTTGCTTCGATAGCGCACTAGTATGGATTCACGGAGATATATTGAGTTCTGAGCAACAATTTCAATCACTTCCGACCGGGAATACCATCGGTGAACGGatctttttatttctattaGTTTCCCTCTGATAAGCCAAACGTATACGCTACGAATGTCCTTAAGTTTAATTTACAGTACGAGAAATGGGTCgcgggatttgatcagggaaaatttcccgtcgagatctctccaaactgtcaaactaTAACTCTGCTccttcttaaaaatacaaacaaaatcAAACTTGCGGCAAATTGCAAACCctataaaaatactattttccccgtcggaaacaatttgtgttgaaattgttcccggccggatttctttgtggagagttttaaaatcccgtgatgtttcccgcggttgggtttacacttcaggaaaactcATTTTAATGAGACTCATTTCCCGTCATGGGATTTTAAATcccgagctgcatttaaaatacacagcgACCCAAATCCCGTCACACGTTTTAataactgtaaactagcctttagtCGTTGCCGATCAACCGGAAAGTTAACCTTTGCGTTATCGATTATCCTCGGTTCCAAACAGTGCGCATCACTTTTTATCGATTCAAAGgtaaataaaatgtaaaatattataCTTGAATGTTACCTACCCTGCTAAATCACTGAAGAATTGGtcggaaaaatattttttgagagAAAAGTGTGTTTATTGTTCGGACACTTCTTAGCACCGGTGTTAAGAAGCAGAAAATTTGGACGTTTTAGTATGTGATGAtcgctttgtttatttatttacctTGCATGAACGATTTTTCATGGTAGTCAAGTATTAGCAATAagtaaatagatttttttgtcGAGGTGGACGTCCGCTTCACCGGACCACTGCCGACGCTAAACTCCGATGTCGAGGTGAAACCGCCGCCTCGGTGCGCCATTGGATCCAGGTTGAAGCTCACGAAGGGTGGCGTAAACGGCGATCTGATTACGTTCTGCGTGTGTGAAAGTCGCGGTCCATTGCTGATTTTATTCGACCGATGCCCATTATGGTGGTATGTTACCCTGAAAAACTCCTCAAACGGTTAGCCACCGAAGAACTTCCTAAACACCTCCTTTGGGTTGCGGAACGTTAACGGGAATCCGTCAAAGATATCAAACTCGTCGTTGATACCACCGCCATTGTACCACcagtgccgtgtgttatggtggtaccactCGGAACCGTTGGCCATCAGACCCTCCTTGCCGTACTGGTCATAGCTGCGACGTTTTTTTCATCTGATAGCGCCTCATATGCTTCGGGGATCTCCTTAAATCGCCGATTCAATTCTGCTGAATTGTTTGGATTTTTATCTGAGTGCCATTGTAGCGCTagttttttgttttcctttttgATTTCCACATCGGTGGCGGTTCAGGTCACATCCGGCAGTTTGTAATAGTCTACCATTGTTAACCGATATTCGTTATAACTTAAGGCACTCTACTTCACTTTAGGATACGCAAAACCGCTGCGAGATTTCGACTTCCTGGTTGCTGCTGATAacctatcagtctctctctcgactgatgactacaatttcggtTGACTAAATTCCGCTATGAAAATTTTGAGGAATTACGCTGCGTTCTGTATATTGCTTCTCTGTATGTGATGATGTATGATACTTCGCTTCGGCTGCCAGCTCTTATTCTTTGGATAATTTTGCTATGTATCTTATTCTGCGGGACTGTTACTTATACCTGAGcgcctcgttgaaaccttcgcgCTGGGTCAAATCGGCCTGTCCTTAGGCACAGGAGCAGAACCGTTTTATCTCCCTCGAGCATGGTCTTATCGGAGTGTTAGCCTCGTCACAATTGCGTATTGCAGAATCGAAGACAGGCTGCTACTGGAACTgcctccttcgaatcggaaccgCTGAATATTCCGCCGAGGGCATGTCCAACGTTGTGACCGACGGCAAAACCGATTGCAACACCACCGGCCGTGGCTGACGTtttagcctttaatccaagtctcTGGTTGGTGGTTGCCATTGAGGTACCGACGGCCGAGTGCGGTGCAGGCTGGACCATCGCCGGacggggcgaaacagctgcaactggTGCGGACCTAgaatggggtgtaaaggtcatcaattacCATATATTATCAAAATGCTTTGTAACTAACCTTGTAATTCagcaacaaaacaaaccaaattaaattgatcgcaacaacagGTTACCGTGTACAATAGTTGACAATAAATTAGCAAATTAACAACGAAAACATAAACTGAATTCTACCCAAACAATTGAAAAAGGCCTAACTGCCAAACGTAAACATagacaaaagaagttttggtcaaaTTCGTTATGATCCTATTTAAAAAGCTGTTACTGTTTTATTTCGTTTGATtgcaaaaaattcttttaaggtCTGATATTAcactaaaagttataaaagttaatCTGATTTGATGACCATATTGAACTTTATAAAATCAGATTGGCTCTGtatgtaaattatggaaaagTTAGGCCTAAAGCAGTTGTAGTTTCGATTAATGGGGGAGTCTGTTGTAGTGAGTAAAAAaatcggtggccacgctgaacttgttttgttttaaacagccatgcattcctcgcgcgtatttgctgcaATTTCAATCAATCGACAATTTAACAGGGGTTTGTTtcgaaaccgcatttttcaaattggcagaCACGATGACTCATAAACTATTCAGCGGATTGACATCAtattttaatgtgaatgcataatatgtgtagcaagtcgatgaaccacggaaaactgaataaaaaaagttttctccacattattttgaaaaaaaagtgaGCGATTGTTACATTAATATATAATCTATTTCAGTTTTTATGATGTCATTTTCCGAAATTCAAActattttctttttgttttttttttttttgttcatcgaAGAACTACAAGTCGAAACTTTATAAATCTTACTAAATTTCCTGTTCCAGACAATTTTATGGAGAGTTATCATGTCCGCCGTGGCGCTCCGCGTGGAAATAGTTTGACATCTACTCTTGGAAACTCGTATGTGTAactctgcgtgactgaaaaatactttttttatacattacacaagaggtccattgttgccttgccttcaaaatcgtaaaacaaaattaccttcggtttgagcactttacatcaccccttaattcattgagtaggtatccctaataaacatcttatgattcaagagcctaacgacctattcagggtatcatccaaacaataatcattgcactatatgggttaaagttcgtgtattatatttttttattagggattccactgcttttatttttttttgtaatcagttataataatcctttataatcattttataataaatgtATTGCTAGTTAGTACTTTTATATGAGCCAGGCCCTTTTATAAAGTGTGATAGAATcgttatcaaaactcttcataatccattgttgcgttatgtacaTGATcggatagatagtttttaattgAGACGGGACATGCGGATATGAAAAAATCTAACGTCAAATGCAGCTAAGGGGAACTGTGAAATGCAGCCAATGCGAGACAAaacataaaatgaacaaaaaattaagAAGACAACATCTATTTGCAGGTTCTGTCCCTGGATTCAATGGAGaacataaaaattcgatttgtatgcatttggcagtaggcctttttcaaatgtttggctagaaattgcTTACTTCAACGAATCATGTGTAAGAAGTAAGCTGAGCTGAGTTtttcatactatgatcgaattaaaaaaaaatccaagaccatgtaaacaagctctccgaactgtcaaaaaagtgaggttaaacattttcatgcaatgttctacagcgagaggttcactttagtttgtttacattataaatgaattttgtaccgcaactcaccacttcatttaccgcgttgccaagaactcaaacaaaaatatacaaaacagtgctgcccaaacacacattttgagtcccaccattcttgcaaaggtgaaaaaaatattcaacattcttgcattttttcaaatttaaaaaaatcatcaaaaaatcacgatagctcctaAATGTCTCATTTTAGcggaaatattattaaaaatgtgcaatctttcgattaaaaataagaaaaaatgggattaggtcggacgagaaaggtctattgacagcggttattcatctacccagtcaaactagtccggaaccgattcggacttccagcataacccactgagacgtccaaaaatttgtttcaaaattgttcaacacgggtccaacgatggacgttcgttgaacggttatttggacgttgaccaaattggtccaacgaacgtccgtcattggacgattttgaaaccaaccgttcttagagggaatttccagctcaaatgcgtcaaccgatagagtcggaatcggttgttttctttgagctagattccacgctgaatccatccaggatttcgaaccggttccggaatcgatttgacggatagttgggatagattGGTGTGActgcgctagtgtttatcgtatattaattcaaatgtttacacacgtttttgaaatatttttgttcgatcatggatgtctgttctctgtgcctctacgttgaattttcgagataatttttcaatttagaCAGTTTTGTaatcatttgaaataaaaattgccattttccacaaaaaattgtttcgtttTCAAGATTGGTTTCTCCCTTGAAATTACaactattattaaatttaaattagttatgagtTGATATTTTATTCCGTGTAAGACAAACAGAGCTCATGTGTTAATCGTGTTCGTTTATTTTAGAGTGATTCATAAgcatagcacagagaacagacatccatgatcgatcaaaaatatttaaaaaacgtgtgtaaacaattgaattaatatacgaaaaacactagcgccgccacaccaacctatcccaactatccgtcaaatcgattccggaaccggttcgaaatcctggatggattcagcatggaatctagctcaaagaaaataaccgattccgactctatcggttgacgcatttgagctggaattcatgctggaagtccgaatcgctTCCGGACAAGTTTGACTGGGTataggaataaccgctgtcaattctgtcgcactcagccacaaaaaaacatgacgacagtagcgcacctggtttagatatccaaactaccttcgaaaccgttagagattttacacaagttgaatgctgaagttggacgtctgttctctgtgagcATAGCAAACTCATTCAGTTCTTTTTGGTTCTCGTTGAGTTTTTAATAAATTGTTTCTCCTTCAGTGATTCGCAGTTCTTTAAAAAAGAATCGCGGTTCATTCACTCTTTTTGAAGAGTCGATTCTTTTAATTGATTCGCGGTTCACTCGCCCATCTCTACTGTGTGTATGCGGCAGAAACGAATCGCCGGCGCAACAAGGTTCGAATTGAttcaaaggattctcgtcccgtATCCCAAAACATAGTTATTAGCAAACTGTCCTTATTAGaacgaatatataatggaaaaaaattatttttgcatttaagggttaataatgctgcattttcaatgtatctgcggtcgtgtcttgtacacaaccctttaatttttttttaattttatttaacaaatcatttttttccacGCATTTAACATTTATTGCTAATTTACTGCGTCATTTATTgttggaaaatgaaattaattattacttgaacttttagtgtaaatttATTGCAAGAACAATGCTTGAATAACTTCCAACTGCTCTTCAATTTAAAGATAACTTGAAGCTGCTTTCTTTATCACAGTTCATGTCTGAAATTCCTTCATCATTTTATAAGTCGGACGATATAAAATGGTTAATGAACTTAACCGAAGGCATCCGCtaatcaaacaaatcaaatcagaTCAAAAAGAGTATAATGAACAGatggaagagaaagtaaaccaGGTGGATAACACCAAATATAGTCTGGGTCTAAAATGTCTTCCTTTTTCAGGTGGATTTTGTAGAATTAAAGTTTTCTGAACAGATTTTTGGCGATAGCGTGTTCGAAAACTCAAAACGTATTCTAGTGTACCATATTGCAGGATACATTTTGAAGAGTGTCCCGAAAAACTGTACTGTTTGTGAGGCACGCTTTACACCATGTATTAGTACGACcccatttttaaaacaatttacaAAGTATACTATACTTAAAGATTTTAATGGGGAAGCACTATTGTATGTAACGGaagttgtttatttgttttttatcgCACTGGAGAGAATATTTCAAGACAACGTACCAGTCCGTTCCTTGTAATGAAAACGTTTCATCAAAGCTGGCAACACTCATGAAATCACTCATAATAAATATCTTTGAAGAAGAATGTCATAATATTCGCAATAGGatcccacactacttttacagtaaacggcaagttacggtggatagcctagaacaacgtttcaatagcctaccgatcgTCAGCATCTAGTTTATCCTGCCTGTCcgccatttcgtttactgggaTAATTGAGCGTTTTGTAACGttccgtttgtgaatttatcaaccatacaaaaaaaagtaaaaataaaccTGATAGTCGTTCAACGGCACTGTAGAGATTCGGAGAATCAGTAAAAATATGCATTCATCACGTTATTGTTAACTTTCTGATTTTTGTAAGCAatatacacggtaaaaaaactttacccattttatgtattcaaatagcccattttcggaagttattcgagctgtcaaaaaatgggtatttttttgtttctaacaatgagtacttttaatccatttcacaactactcgatgaggtaatgtcaatgggtatattgatcttgataatgggtgaaaaatccttaagcattatttcaagcgagttaacctgcaaactaaggatcgtagtggaacctgcaaattatcgccctgcatcggagtccgtggcggaaacggaacatttcggcaatgctcccaaaaacaacgtctgtttaatctactgaggatgttgaaaatatgcgccagttcggcatttttagagcagccaaaagatccaggcatcaaaaatatatccagttggcggttttattttgttgagtagttttagaataggatttctatctagattcctatacttttataaggaaacaataatgtgaaatgaatgttattttatgttttttttaattcagcaataattctattgacagtatttttcattctggcgcgaatttcatgaatgggtattttttacgcattttgttgtagcagttctgcgaaaaataatgggtgaaacatacccaggttaacgtacaaggtctgtactcatttacAAAACAACGCAAACGCAAACGCTTTACCCATtcaatgggttattccacttttattgaaaatgagtagttttctacgcattaatgggtacttgattTTATTATGATATTATGATGAATGCTACGCGAATGTCACAATTGGCTTTTCTTGGGTCACTTGATGACGAATACTggaacaataaataatatataaacgatttttggacaattttagatttACGATTTCATAACGTTAGATTTACGATTTCACATTAGATGAAATGGAATATACTTGAAATGCAGCGTAATAACATGAGTCTTTCAAGAGCTTTGTGATTTCGCTTCACGATTAAGTTCGATTCTTATGACATAtcgataaattattttttttaatatcgaTACGTCAATATCGATACTTTGTGGGAAGtatcaaagagaataggaaaagagacgaatagtgtgaagccaaaaataccttattgagcagaccaatcgtgcaatgtaaataaacattactcatgcctgagttggaggagataagtattgtaaatctatgaaaaaaaaatttgaattttcgtcagaatttagtgcaatcgtgattgtaaggtgcattctagagtctatgtatgagtaaaaaaaaattttagaattatttcatctctttgtttcgaaatgcgaatcgtttgataaacaaatccaacgatcgacaaaaggtttgttttcaaaatataataggagtcatttaaagtgctgcctttggaaacggttgccaaattctagtgttgaaatcatcgtaaggggagtgttgccgttttgactgattttcactctgcgtctctttcactattctctttgggaagtatctggcatctctggccgTGAGTCAGctgtaaaaacaaaaacatttaacACTTTGTGAATATTTTACTGCGAAAAAGAAGCAAAACGTCTGGTATCACAAGTTTAATATTTGGTGTGGCCAACGGAAAACGCTCGTTTTGATGCGAACTTGTGATTGTCGAATAATATATCTTCCgataattaaaaaatacagtTCAGTTTGTCAGGTGTCGGTGCTTCACCAACAGGACATTGAATATTACGCAAAAGAAAATGTCGTTTCGTCTGCTAACGACTCGACTTTATAAACATGGTCGCTTGTTTGTGCAGTGTTATTTCAAGCGAGACATTAACATTTTGGACAACGGTCGCCTTCGGAGCATTTCCAGCGAGCTGAAAGCTGGCAGCGGTCTCCAACAACATGAATGGAGTCGATTTCGGGAAGGCCCACAAAATCTTCGCACCAACGGCCTGCTTCGTCTCGGCAGCCAAGCGAGACGAATATTTGTTGACAATGTGTTGAATAGGGTAACAAATCCATACTCGGCCGAGCTTCGGGCTCAAGCCACCAAAAGGTGCTACTTAGCATTGGCACGGTAGGTTGTATTCTAAAAGTATTGATCATTGCTTTCAGACTTATGTTTGGTGATTCAGCACCGTTTCTTGCTTTGGTTGGGATCAGCCTTGCTTCTGGTGATGGCATGCTTACGAAAGACGACCAACTTGAAGCAGTGTGCTGGGAAATAAGGGTGACCTCTAGATAGCGATATTATTAAATGTTTTTAATACAATATTTACTGTAGAACGCTGTAGCCCGCTTCCAGAGTAAAGTGAGCGAGCAGGATCTCGAGAAACATTTGGACGGAGAATTAGGTTTGAACAATCTAGATGTTGGGCCACCTTTGGCAAAAGGCTGTTCAGCAGTAGTTTACGCTGCTGCTCTTAAAGGAAAGCAGAAACAAAGTTCGACTACTTCGATGCTTGGGTCGTCGGAGGAGATTAATTTAACGACAACGAGGGTACAGCTTATGTCTCCAATGCAAGATGTGGGACGCTCGATGCACGAATTTGGTAGCAGTATGGACAACTTGCGTGTCTCATTTACTGAAACACGCAATTTTTATCCAAACGTTCATCTTTCACTACAAAGAAGTTTATATGAAATCGCGCATGACAGTATTCCACAGACGGTGCTTAAATCAGAGTCGCTAACTGAAGATAAAAGAAAAACTCCGAAAGATATTCGAGTACATTTTAATAGCTCAACATTTTCCAAACAGCGATCAAGAATACTATCAGATGCCATCGATGAATATGTTGACAGACGATCCACGACAAGCGGTGTCACGACGACGGTAAGGTGCGACTGAAATGTACCATCTACCGACTCAGTTTGAATCATTGTTTTGCAGCTACTTGAGTATAACTTACAGGCCTCTCTAGAACAATATCCACTGGCGTTGAAGATGATGTTCAACTACGACATTCAAAGTAATGCAATGGCAATTCTTAGGGCCATGCACAAGGAAACAGTTC encodes:
- the LOC131683341 gene encoding serine/threonine-protein kinase Pink1, mitochondrial isoform X1, whose protein sequence is MSFRLLTTRLYKHGRLFVQCYFKRDINILDNGRLRSISSELKAGSGLQQHEWSRFREGPQNLRTNGLLRLGSQARRIFVDNVLNRVTNPYSAELRAQATKRLMFGDSAPFLALVGISLASGDGMLTKDDQLEAVCWEIRNAVARFQSKVSEQDLEKHLDGELGLNNLDVGPPLAKGCSAVVYAAALKGKQKQSSTTSMLGSSEEINLTTTRVQLMSPMQDVGRSMHEFGSSMDNLRVSFTETRNFYPNVHLSLQRSLYEIAHDSIPQTVLKSESLTEDKRKTPKDIRVHFNSSTFSKQRSRILSDAIDEYVDRRSTTSGVTTTLLEYNLQASLEQYPLALKMMFNYDIQSNAMAILRAMHKETVPAKRRNPTEMDNWEKSLMEQTVFLPPHPNIVEMYGVFCDQVPELHMSSSLYPMALPQRLNPQGYGRNMSLFLLMKRYNCNLQNYLHHANSLDMRTRILLFSQLLEAVAHVNRYGVAHRDLKSDNILIEMRPDMPPTLVLSDFGCCIADKTNGLQIPYTSSEIDKGGNTALMAPEIINKHPGTFSVLNYIKSDLWACGAIAYEIFGSPNPFYGSKSTPTPLKSSNYKETELPQLDTEVPLIVRKLIKNMLSRNVTEQRLSADVAANVMQLFLWSPSSWMKANFNPSSNEILQWLLSLTTKILCEGRLQASSETMGRRTYTEYLLISSFLVRAKIRRIKQALDWIHVMQ
- the LOC131683341 gene encoding serine/threonine-protein kinase Pink1, mitochondrial isoform X2, giving the protein MSFRLLTTRLYKHGRLFVQCYFKRDINILDNGRLRSISSELKAGSGLQQHEWSRFREGPQNLRTNGLLRLGSQARRIFVDNVLNRVTNPYSAELRAQATKRLMFGDSAPFLALVGISLASGDGMLTKDDQLEAVCWEIRNAVARFQSKVSEQDLEKHLDGELGLNNLDVGPPLAKGCSAVVYAAALKGKQKQSSTTSMLGSSEEINLTTTRVQLMSPMQDVGRSMHEFGSSMDNLRVSFTETRNFYPNVHLSLQRSLYEIAHDSIPQTVLKSESLTEDKRKTPKDIRVHFNSSTFSKQRSRILSDAIDEYVDRRSTTSGVTTTLLEYNLQASLEQYPLALKMMFNYDIQSNAMAILRAMHKETVPAKRRNPTEMDNWEKSLMEQTVFLPPHPNIVEMYGVFCDQVPELHMSSSLYPMALPQRLNPQGYGRNMSLFLLMKRYNCNLQNYLHHANSLDMRTRILLFSQLLEAVAHVNRYGVAHRDLKSDNILIEMRPDMPPTLVLSDFGCCIADKTNGLQIPYTSSEIDKGGNTALMAPEIINKHPGTFSVLNYIKSDLWACGAIAYEIFGSPNPFYGSKSTPTPLKSSNYKETELPQLDTEVPLIVRKLIKNMLSRNVTERLSADVAANVMQLFLWSPSSWMKANFNPSSNEILQWLLSLTTKILCEGRLQASSETMGRRTYTEYLLISSFLVRAKIRRIKQALDWIHVMQ